ACATTACACCGTTATATTCAGTAAAATAAACCAGGAACTTTGCATAGGCTCCGTCAATCATCTTAAGCCCTACGATTTTGCCTTCTTCAGCTGTGAACTGAAAACCGTTTAAACCAAATTCCAACGCAATTGTTTCAAGCTGGAAGGAATAAAGTGTAGGATCGGCATATCCTGAAATCAGTTTTAAGGTAAGTGGTGGTATTACATTATAATACCCCTTAATAGTATTATATAAATTATATACGCCTCCGCCCATTTTGGTTAAGTATCCAACATTTGCCGGACCCGCGCCAAGTGGAATTCTTAACGTATCACCGCCTAACACAAGCTCCACGCTGTCAGGTATGCAGCCTCCCCCTGTTTCAAAGACAAGTGCAACTGTCCCTTCACATTCAAAGGCATCACCAACTTTAAAACCTGCATTTATTGCCGCATACATGCCGTCATAGTTTATTGAGTCAAGCGCAAAGGCAGCATGAGCTCCTCCTGCCTTAAGTTTGGGTATTGAACCATCATCAATCTGGACGCTTCCGTTAGCAATTATTCCCACCATGTGTTTAAGACTTTTTCTTTATTTTCTACCATTGATTTTACTGCATTTCATGCCATTATTATTTCTATTTTCATTAAAAAATTATCGCTTCAAAAAATTTTAGTACGTTTTTAGTACGGTCATTTTCATTCATTGTTTTTATTTTCTATAGTGTCAATACTATCATTTTATGACCTTGCTTAAATCCATTTTAGCATATATAACCCTGTGAATCTCAACAACCTGTTCTTTAACCACATAGAACACTAAATAGTTTTTTACAGGTAATACTCTATATTCATTTTCAAGGGATTTTTCAGGATAATATATCCTGCATGAATACGGAAACTGTGCAAGCCTTGATATAGAAGTATCCAATGCATCAATTAAATCCATTGCTGCCTTTGGTGCTTTTAACTCATCTGCAATATAAGACACAATATTATATAAATCTTTACTTGCCAAAGGCAGGTATCTAATTTCATACTTCATCAGATTCCACCTTATCCGTTAACCTTGCCCTTAATTCATTAAATACTTCTTTATGGGAATAACGTTTATCAGTTGATTTTGCTTCCAGTTCCGCTTCCTTCAACTTAAAGTAAATTTCACTTTCAAACAGTTTGCGTTCATAAGCTTCCATACTCATAACAACCATATCACCATAACCATTCTTGGTCAAAAATACTGGTTCTTGAGTTTCATGGATAATCCTTGATATATCAGCAAAATTATTTCTTAAATCTGATACTGGTCTAATATGTGGCATACAATTATCACCCCTTTATTAGTTTAGCATAATTTTATCATAATTATGCTAAAACATCAATAAAACTATAAAAGTTATTTTTCCTCATTAAGTTGTTCTAATGGTTTTATATTAAATGGGTCAGTTAAATCCTTGCCTTCAAACTTTTCCAAGAATTCCAATAATGCAGTTCTTCTTACCTTCATGCTTCCAAGTTTTATAGCTGGTAGTAAACCTGCCTTAATTAAACTGTAAATGTAAGCTGAATTACATTTAACCAGTTCAGCAACTTCACTTACAG
This genomic interval from Clostridiaceae bacterium contains the following:
- a CDS encoding helix-turn-helix domain-containing protein → VSEVAELVKCNSAYIYSLIKAGLLPAIKLGSMKVRRTALLEFLEKFEGKDLTDPFNIKPLEQLNEEK
- a CDS encoding type II toxin-antitoxin system RelE/ParE family toxin, encoding MKYEIRYLPLASKDLYNIVSYIADELKAPKAAMDLIDALDTSISRLAQFPYSCRIYYPEKSLENEYRVLPVKNYLVFYVVKEQVVEIHRVIYAKMDLSKVIK
- a CDS encoding type II toxin-antitoxin system Phd/YefM family antitoxin — its product is MPHIRPVSDLRNNFADISRIIHETQEPVFLTKNGYGDMVVMSMEAYERKLFESEIYFKLKEAELEAKSTDKRYSHKEVFNELRARLTDKVESDEV